The nucleotide window GGCACCGCCATACTCAACGGCCTCCTACCCGCCCGCCGAGACCGGTCCCGGCCCCGCGTGAAGAAACGAGCGATCAGCTCCAAGTACCGCGCCGTCGGCCGCAACATCGACCACCGCACCCACAGGACCACCGTCCACATCGAGATCAACGCATTGCCAAGCCCACCGGACGGCTAACCGAACGGCATTGCCCCTAGTCCGCCTCGCGTTCACCCTCCGCCTGAGAGGGTTCCGTCCGTGGAACGTCCTTGTGCGTCTCGGGGCGGTTGCGTTCGGTGGGGTCGTCGCGTTCGCCCTCGGCCTGCGACGGGGTGTGGGCATAAGGCCCGTCGGGGTCGGTTGATCCCATAGCCGGCCTCCTTCGTCTCCTCCCCATCGTGCCTCCCGCAGGCCGTCACGTCGCGGCGACGGCGCGAGGACCGCTCAGCCGTCCGCCTTGCCGCGCCCGGTGCCCACCTGGCTGCGTATCGCGCCCATGCTCGCGCCGATGACCAGGGCGATGGCCAGGGCGTCCGTGGTCGACAGGGCCTGGTCGAGGATGAGGAAGCCGGCGGCGGCCGCGATGGCCGGTTCCAGGCTCATCAGGACCGCGAAGGTGGAGGCGGGGAGGCGGCGCAGGGCGATGAGTTCGAGGGTGTACGGCAGGACCGAGCTGAGCAGGGCCACCGCGACGCCCATCGCGATCGTGGACGGGACGAGGAGTGCGGAGCCGGCGTCCACGATGCCCAGGGGCAGGGAGAGGAGCGCGGCCACGGCCATCGCCAGGGCCAGGCCGTCGGCCTGCGGGAAACGGCGTCCGGTGCGGGCACTGAAGACGATGTAGAGCGCCCACAGGGCGCCCGCCCCGAGGGCGTACGCCGCTCCGGCCGGGTCCAGGCCGCCGAAGCCCCCGCCGCCGAGCAGGAAGACACCGGCGACCGCGAGGGCCGCCCAGACGAGGTTGACCAGGCGGCGCGAGACGATCACCGAGAGGGCGAGCGGGCCCAGGACCTCCAGGGTGACCGCGACGCCCAGCGGAATCCGTTCGATCGACTGGTAGAAGAGGATGTTCATGCCGCCCATGGCGCTACCGAACGCGAGGACCGTGCCCCAGTCGGCCCGCGAGTGGCCGCGCAGCTTGGGGCGGCACACGAGCAGCAGGACGACCGCCGCGGCGACGAGCCGGAGGGTGACGACGCCCAGGGCGCCCGCCCTCGGCATCAGCAGGGCCGCGACCGCCGCGCCGAACTGGACCGAGAGGCCGCCGGCGACCACCAGTGCGACCGGGCCGAGCGCCAGGCCCCGGCCGCCGGAGCCGCGCTCCCCGGGCCCGGGGAGCGCGGACACCGCCTCGGGCACGGCGACTGCTGCGGCCGGTTCTGCGGCACTGCGCGGGACGTCCACGGGGGTCCGGCCTTCCGGGAGAGGGGCAGTGCATTTCAATGCACTGATCGATACAAGATACTGCACTTATCGCATACGGCTCATCCCTTTACCGTAGAGATGCGGGCGGTTCGCGTGAAATGCCGCCTGCGCTCCGGTTGCGCTCCGCACGCATGAACCCGGGACCCACCGTCGGCCGCACGATCGAACTCCGGCACCTGCGCGCCTTCCTCGCCGTCGCCGACGAGAGCAACGTCACCCCACCCGCGCCGCCGCCCGCCTCCACCTCACCCAGCCCGCCGTCTCCGCCGTAGCGGATGACGGACAGGTCGTGCACGTTGTCGGCGGTGGTGCCCCAGGCGACGGAGTGCGCGCCCGGACGACGGCGGTGCGGGCGTGGGGGTCCAGGTCCAGGACCTCCCGCAGGTGGCGGGTGAAATCGAGCACGACGCCGGTGCCGGTGGCCTGGCCCGCGATGGAGGTCCCGCCACCGCGCGGCACGACCGGGACGCCGTGTTCACGGCAGACGGCGAGTGCGGCGGCGACGTCGTCGGCGTCCCGTGGGGCGACGGTGCCGAGGGGGACGCGGCGGTAGTCGGAGGCGTCCATGGTGGTGAGCGCGCGGGCGGACGCGCCGAAGTCCACCTCTCCTCGGAGGGCGGCGCGCCGGACGGGCTGTGTCGGGGTGCGGCGGACTTGTGGTTGCCCCGTTGGGGTGGCCCAGCCGGTGGGCCCGCGGGCGGCCGTGCCACCGGGGGTGGCCAATCGGCCCCGGGGACCTGTTGGTGCCCGCGCCACCGGCGTGCAGCTGACCGCGCCACGTGGGTGGGGCCGTGCAGGAGGGTCCCCGCAGGGGCGGGCGTAGGAGCCCGGTTCGCAAGCGGACCCGGGTGCCGCGCCCGCCCCGAGGTGACACTCCGGAGGGGCCCCACCCGGCCACCCACGGGTTCAGCCGGAGGCCCCGGATGCGCACTCCCGGCCCCGGACCGGCCGGTGGGTGCCTGCGGGCCGCGACCCGGGTCCGTCAGCCGGGTCCGTCAGCCGGGTCCGTCAGCCGGGCCGGGCCGCCCGGCAGGGCTACTTCGCGCAGACCGGCTTGTCGGCTTCCACTCGCTGGATGTCCTCCGGCGCCTTGGACGGCGCCG belongs to Streptomyces finlayi and includes:
- a CDS encoding EamA family transporter, with product MDVPRSAAEPAAAVAVPEAVSALPGPGERGSGGRGLALGPVALVVAGGLSVQFGAAVAALLMPRAGALGVVTLRLVAAAVVLLLVCRPKLRGHSRADWGTVLAFGSAMGGMNILFYQSIERIPLGVAVTLEVLGPLALSVIVSRRLVNLVWAALAVAGVFLLGGGGFGGLDPAGAAYALGAGALWALYIVFSARTGRRFPQADGLALAMAVAALLSLPLGIVDAGSALLVPSTIAMGVAVALLSSVLPYTLELIALRRLPASTFAVLMSLEPAIAAAAGFLILDQALSTTDALAIALVIGASMGAIRSQVGTGRGKADG